The genomic window ATTTCCTTTTCTTCTATGGCCTCGATTATACCCGCACCGTGCATGGGATATACAATTTTATCCCCTATATTGAACATCAAAGTTTCCTCCTTGAAAGCTTTACTAGTAAAAAAATAACACATTTCGGGCCATTTGTCAAGTTAAATTTTAATTATACTACAATGTCTATCATGTGTCAATTAGTTTTTCTATTTTTCCCCCGGTTTTTTATTAAACATTCTGTCCTATTTTATGCCCGAATCGTTTGACAAAATCTCCATATGGCGTCTATAATAGATTCAGATAGAAAAAACAAGGGGGAGTTAGCGTGAAAGACCTGATCTGCGACGAATTTCAAGACACCGTTTCCAACTGTCTTGTGAGGCACCGGAGTATAATAGATGTACTTACAAAGATTCAGGAAACATCGGCCAGGGTCAACAGGGCGGTGGCAAAATCCGTCACCGGCTGCGGCTGCCTGGAAATAAATGCAAAAAAGCAGCAAATCCCCGGAAAGATCAAACTCCAGGAATTAAGCTCTTACATGGACACCCACTTGAAAGGTAAACTTTGTCCTTCTTGCAGAGAGGTTCTTGAGCAGGAACTGGGCAATCATCTTTTTTATATTGCAGCCCTTTGCAATCTTTTGGATTTAAATATATATGATATCTTACTTACCGAAACTGAAAAGCTTTCAACATTGGGGTTATACAATATGTCGTAAGTTTCGGAGTTCGAAGTTCGAGGTTCGAGATTCGAACCTCGAACCTCAAATTAAAGCTACTTCCACCGCCTCTTTTACAGTCCTTACCCCTTCAATCTTTATTTTCAAACCTTCCAGTTCCGCGGCATTTTCATAGGGGATTATGGCTTCTGTGAAGCCCAGTTTTGCGGCTTCCTGTACCCGCTTTTCCATGAAGCTCACCGACCTCACCTCTCCGGCAAGGCCCACTTCCCCTATAATCACCACGTTTTCGCGAACCGGCCGGTTTTTAAAGCTGGAAGCCACCGCC from Biomaibacter acetigenes includes these protein-coding regions:
- a CDS encoding DUF1573 domain-containing protein, whose amino-acid sequence is MKDLICDEFQDTVSNCLVRHRSIIDVLTKIQETSARVNRAVAKSVTGCGCLEINAKKQQIPGKIKLQELSSYMDTHLKGKLCPSCREVLEQELGNHLFYIAALCNLLDLNIYDILLTETEKLSTLGLYNMS